A single region of the Neomonachus schauinslandi chromosome 3, ASM220157v2, whole genome shotgun sequence genome encodes:
- the TMEM177 gene encoding transmembrane protein 177 yields MAGPLWRAATLAHRHRTGLLVGSCAGLFGAQISHHLVPDPVMRWLYQYWPRGQPAPLSPELRGLFQEVLQDIGVPSGHRCEAFTTFTFQPVSAGFPRLPAGAVVGIPATFLGGTLINTDHPVVVHGHRVNWQSPAGARLRDALTLSRDAQKFALAKEVVYVESGAAALQALPAPACLAGTWALGVGAKHALGLYGGPMNLRAAFNLLAAVAGFVAYAFSADSLTHALEAWLDRRAAALSAAYARGGVEFYEKILSGNVAVRSLLGGRGEKLYTPSGNIVPRHWFRIKHLPYTARRDRVLQMWRAALNPSRS; encoded by the coding sequence ATGGCCGGTCCGCTGTGGCGGGCCGCCACACTTGCGCACAGACATAGGACCGGCCTGTTGGTGGGTTCCTGTGCAGGCCTGTTCGGGGCCCAGATCTCCCACCACCTCGTCCCGGACCCTGTGATGCGATGGCTGTACCAGTACTGGCCTCGGGGCCAGCCCGCCCCGCTCTCCCCAGAGCTGCGGGGGCTCTTCCAAGAGGTGCTGCAGGACATCGGTGTCCCTTCCGGCCACCGCTGCGAGGCTTTCACCACGTTCACCTTCCAGCCTGTGAGTGCTGGCTTCCCGCGACTCCCCGCGGGGGCCGTAGTGGGCATCCCAGCCACCTTCCTGGGTGGCACGTTGATCAACACCGATCACCCAGTGGTGGTACACGGGCACAGAGTGAACTGGCAGAGCCCAGCAGGCGCCCGGCTCAGAGACGCCCTGACCCTGTCCCGTGACGCCCAGAAATTTGCCTTGGCCAAGGAAGTGGTGTACGTGGAGAGCGGTGCAGCTGCCCTCCAGGCCCTGCCGGCCCCAGCCTGCCTGGCGGGAACCTGGGCCCTGGGTGTGGGTGCCAAGCATGCCCTGGGGCTCTACGGAGGCCCCATGAATTTGCGGGCTGCCTTCAACCTGCTGGCGGCAGTGGCGGGCTTTGTGGCCTACGCCTTCTCCGCGGACTCGCTCACTCATGCCCTGGAAGCCTGGCTGGACCGCCGCGCAGCTGCCCTATCTGCAGCCTATGCCCGGGGCGGGGTGGAGTTCTATGAGAAGATTTTGTCGGGCAACGTAGCCGTGCGCAGTCTCTTGGGCGGTCGTGGAGAGAAGCTGTATACGCCCAGCGGGAACATCGTCCCCAGACACTGGTTCCGCATCAAACACCTACCCTACACGGCCCGCCGGGACCGTGTGCTGCAGATGTGGAGGGCAGCACTCAACCCGAGCCGCTCCTGA